A region of the Pseudomonas silesiensis genome:
GACCACAAGACCAACCCTAAGTTGAATCAATCGGGCTGCGCAAGCAACCCTGTCTGTAGTATTTGGCTGCATTTACGGCGGTAAGTTCGCAATTTACCTGCACTTCTCATTACAGCACAGGGGGAAAACCAGGGGTTGGCCACCTGCTTCGCTACACTGCCCTCTATTTCCATGCCCACAGCGAGAATCTTCATGCACCCACTCGTACTTCTGGCGTTGTCGCCTTTGCTGTTCACCCCCCTTGCCCATGCCGTGGACTGCGACAATGCCGCGGATCAGGCCACGATGAACCAGTGTGCGGCGCAGCAGCACAAGGCGGCGGACAAGGAGTTGAATGCGCTTTACCAGCAGATCACTGCGCGCTTGACGGCCAATCCGGATAGCAAAAAACTCATGGTCAGTGCTCAGCGCACGTGGATTGCGTTTCGGGATGCCGAGTGCAGGTTTTCGGCTTCCGGGGTGGCGGGTGGCAGTGCTTATCCGCTTATCTACGGCAATTGCATCACTGACCTGACCAAGGCTCGGGTGGAGACGTTCAAGAATTACTTGAAGTGTCAGGAGGGGGATTTGGGGTGTCCGGTGCCAGGGGCTTGATGTTGCGGCGTCTGTGAGGGCCTCATCGCGGGCAAGCCCGCTCCCACAGGATCTTCAGTGTGATCACTATTGTGTGAACACCATGGAACCCTGTGGGAGCGAGCTTGCTCGCGATGGCGTCAGCTCAGGCGGCGCAATTACCGGACAAATATCTGCGCGGTGGTGATCGCCATATCCCCACCCGGCAATTTGATGCTGCCGATCTGCTTCATGGTCTCGGGATCGAAGATCGCCACATCGTTGAACGTCCCGGCCAGGTAGATCTTGCTCCCGTCCTTGTTGAAGGAAATGCAGTAGTAGGAGTGATCCAGCGTTGCCGCCTGGAGCATTTTCTTCTGCTTGATGTCGTACTTGACCAGGCGGTTGAGTACGCCGAACATCAGGTTCGGATCCTTCGGTGAGCGCATGCCGCTGAAGTAGATTTCCGTCAGCGGGCCGAAGTCGGTGGTTTCGGTCTTGCCGGTTTTCAGGTCGATGCTGAACAGCCCGTACAGGTACTCGGCGGTGGCCGGGTCCTGCTTTTTGTCCTTGAATTTCGCCGTGGTGTACAGCA
Encoded here:
- a CDS encoding lysozyme inhibitor LprI family protein, encoding MHPLVLLALSPLLFTPLAHAVDCDNAADQATMNQCAAQQHKAADKELNALYQQITARLTANPDSKKLMVSAQRTWIAFRDAECRFSASGVAGGSAYPLIYGNCITDLTKARVETFKNYLKCQEGDLGCPVPGA